The following are encoded in a window of Polycladomyces subterraneus genomic DNA:
- a CDS encoding DUF1885 family protein — protein MNQVATIRLVEGSIQSKIELHQVREHLERYRKMSAYTGQQLDWDYAAAAFPYRIEEKSKDGRSWLVLTGTNPNLYKYLVIGVVEPDRIQIILPADSTHGDKAKANELSRYLARSLKAELHLFNGRVMYFYPRK, from the coding sequence ATGAACCAAGTAGCGACGATCCGCCTGGTGGAAGGTTCGATCCAATCGAAAATCGAGTTGCATCAGGTGAGGGAACATCTGGAACGTTACCGGAAGATGAGCGCCTATACTGGTCAACAGTTGGACTGGGACTACGCCGCTGCTGCGTTTCCGTACCGGATCGAGGAAAAATCCAAAGATGGACGGTCATGGTTGGTGTTGACGGGTACCAATCCCAACCTGTACAAATACTTGGTAATCGGTGTGGTGGAACCGGATCGGATCCAAATCATCCTCCCCGCCGATTCAACCCATGGAGACAAAGCCAAAGCCAACGAATTGTCCCGGTATCTCGCCCGTTCCCTGAAAGCTGAACTGCATCTGTTCAACGGACGGGTCATGTATTTCTATCCCAGAAAATAG
- a CDS encoding DUF3055 domain-containing protein, with the protein MSLYERLYDEAEQVKVRFVGFVSEHGRYDFGIVYTNMFFGKPLVVCMQTGRSSLLSQDDVENLEYLQKVYNLKSKEEAEELAVFFSNNLPGLTLEAEAEH; encoded by the coding sequence ATGAGTCTCTATGAACGGCTGTACGATGAAGCGGAACAAGTCAAGGTGCGTTTTGTCGGATTTGTTTCGGAACACGGTCGATATGATTTCGGGATCGTGTATACCAACATGTTTTTTGGAAAGCCATTGGTCGTTTGTATGCAGACGGGACGCTCCTCTCTGTTGTCACAAGATGATGTGGAGAACCTGGAATATCTGCAAAAGGTGTACAATTTGAAGTCCAAGGAAGAAGCGGAGGAGTTGGCTGTCTTTTTCAGTAACAACCTTCCGGGACTGACCTTGGAAGCCGAGGCCGAGCATTAA
- a CDS encoding GapA-binding peptide SR1P, translating into MEVIVCQTCDKIIAFTEAEKTGVLYGKCPGCGEEKQRGQRRASQTA; encoded by the coding sequence ATGGAAGTGATTGTCTGCCAAACGTGCGACAAGATCATCGCCTTCACGGAAGCCGAGAAAACTGGTGTGTTGTACGGCAAATGTCCTGGATGCGGTGAGGAAAAACAGCGCGGACAACGTAGGGCATCGCAAACCGCGTGA